The following are encoded together in the Planococcus antarcticus DSM 14505 genome:
- a CDS encoding HNH endonuclease, whose protein sequence is MNSFIVMQGETYQGEQSAGVLWTPQIDKSGMVPHSWYRMQELKKGDIVFHYVKGFLVAISHVREDCRNGTKPKNTDEQQDGTEDAFIARAVYRELENPLSVKEFFREIEPLLPVKYAAFQEDASGNSGYLYPCNEELAMKFLELISSLNIFTLEVEQLELSMEVVKKTEHDPLLSLIAEAELEIKTKMRRGKEQFRESLLPLWNGECPLCGIAIVDVLKATHAKPWKDSSAEDRLDPFNGVLLCANHSALYSAGFIAFTGGGRLHVSSQIPEEDYSIYRLKKGVKIPVSPEHAPYLRWHKRIVFAEPRKVKLLTNQE, encoded by the coding sequence ATGAATAGTTTTATTGTTATGCAAGGGGAGACCTATCAGGGAGAACAGAGTGCCGGGGTTCTTTGGACGCCACAGATCGACAAGTCAGGCATGGTGCCGCATTCTTGGTACCGGATGCAGGAGTTGAAGAAAGGCGATATCGTATTTCATTATGTAAAAGGATTTTTGGTAGCAATCAGCCATGTACGAGAAGATTGCAGAAATGGGACAAAACCAAAAAATACGGATGAGCAGCAGGACGGTACTGAAGATGCATTTATCGCACGGGCCGTTTATCGCGAATTGGAAAACCCGTTATCGGTCAAGGAGTTTTTCCGGGAAATTGAGCCTTTGTTGCCAGTAAAATACGCGGCATTTCAAGAAGATGCTAGTGGAAATTCAGGCTATTTATATCCGTGCAATGAAGAACTGGCGATGAAGTTTTTAGAACTGATCAGTTCGTTAAATATTTTTACTTTGGAAGTAGAACAGCTAGAATTATCAATGGAAGTCGTCAAAAAAACTGAGCATGACCCATTACTCAGCTTGATTGCTGAAGCAGAATTGGAAATTAAAACGAAAATGCGTAGAGGAAAAGAACAATTTAGGGAAAGCTTATTGCCGCTTTGGAATGGCGAATGTCCACTTTGTGGAATTGCCATTGTCGATGTGTTGAAAGCGACTCACGCGAAGCCTTGGAAAGACAGCTCAGCTGAAGATCGGCTAGATCCTTTTAATGGCGTCTTACTTTGTGCCAACCATTCCGCTTTATATTCAGCCGGGTTCATCGCTTTTACCGGGGGAGGACGTCTCCATGTCTCGAGTCAAATTCCAGAAGAGGATTACTCGATCTACCGATTGAAAAAAGGTGTGAAAATACCCGTATCACCAGAGCATGCTCCTTATTTACGTTGGCATAAACGAATCGTTTTTGCTGAACCAAGAAAAGTGAAACTGCTGACAAATCAAGAATAA
- a CDS encoding cytochrome c oxidase assembly protein, whose product MEHNLQPGIASLEAAVVVLLFTAFLLYPLAAVLTSLRYKAWPLYRIFLWSFGIFTIAITFTGPLADFAQAHFVGHMWTHLLLGMLAPLLLLLAMPMTLLLRSLPVRVARNVSFILKSRPFMLLSNPAVALVLNTGGLYILYLSNLFGWMHQSLIVYAIVHLHVFLAGYLFTASIIYIDVTAHRLSYLFRSIVLILSLAAHKILSKIIYANPPANVPRAQAEAGGMVMYYGGDFIELAIIVILCYQWYKATTPRKTASIGEI is encoded by the coding sequence ATGGAGCATAATTTGCAACCAGGAATAGCAAGTCTGGAGGCAGCGGTTGTCGTTTTGCTTTTCACGGCATTTCTGCTGTATCCACTGGCTGCTGTATTGACGAGTCTGCGGTATAAAGCGTGGCCTCTGTACCGCATTTTTTTATGGAGTTTTGGAATTTTTACCATTGCCATTACCTTTACAGGGCCCTTAGCAGATTTTGCACAGGCCCATTTTGTTGGTCATATGTGGACGCATTTGCTGCTCGGTATGCTGGCACCTTTATTGCTGTTGCTAGCGATGCCCATGACTTTACTGTTGAGGTCGCTACCTGTCCGAGTGGCGAGAAACGTGTCGTTCATTTTAAAAAGTCGGCCCTTCATGCTATTGAGCAATCCGGCTGTTGCTTTGGTTCTCAATACTGGTGGCTTGTACATTCTGTATCTATCCAACTTGTTCGGATGGATGCATCAGTCATTGATTGTTTATGCCATTGTCCATCTCCATGTCTTTTTAGCTGGCTACCTGTTTACCGCTTCCATTATTTATATCGATGTGACAGCACATCGCCTAAGCTACCTGTTTCGTTCGATTGTTCTTATTCTGTCTTTGGCAGCACACAAAATCCTGTCGAAAATTATTTACGCCAATCCTCCTGCAAATGTTCCACGGGCACAGGCGGAAGCGGGGGGCATGGTCATGTATTATGGTGGCGACTTTATCGAGCTGGCCATTATCGTCATCCTTTGCTATCAATGGTATAAAGCTACCACTCCTCGGAAGACAGCTTCGATTGGAGAGATATAA
- a CDS encoding GGDEF domain-containing protein, which yields MNSLLFFFLENMALIIALLYLALKVKEVLFPDLTESKMLVALSVLFVSFMTFSVMYNPFFYNGMRLDLREVPLYFISFVGGWKVGVLSAIFPSFYRFSFGGPTVIEGILQTIIFPVILGSLFRDKKTANKFFTLLDVKRMMVGWLIFELLKSVWMLTTTPATLFITITMAVFAGIAVLSMGLIANGENHHILLRKELESFSNQDPLTQLPNMRYFRNKVQTLVAQHVPVSIVMLDVDYFKSYNDHHGHQKGDVVLRSIGQLMQDNTRNKDYVARYGGEEFIFCITDPSDNSEAMAIAEKVRIGIEQHHFDGEELQPEGKLTVSMGVSLDSYHKSLDQLIDEADQALYQSKRSGRNQVSAFAATEDREVLKAQA from the coding sequence ATGAATTCATTACTTTTTTTCTTTCTTGAGAATATGGCATTAATCATTGCTTTATTGTATTTAGCTTTAAAGGTAAAAGAAGTGCTATTTCCTGATTTGACTGAATCGAAAATGTTAGTGGCATTGAGTGTATTATTTGTTAGTTTTATGACTTTTTCGGTGATGTACAATCCGTTTTTCTATAATGGCATGAGATTGGATCTGCGGGAAGTTCCGCTTTATTTCATTTCCTTTGTCGGTGGATGGAAGGTCGGGGTCCTGTCTGCGATTTTCCCTTCCTTCTACCGTTTTTCTTTTGGAGGACCCACTGTAATTGAAGGGATTCTACAGACGATAATATTCCCGGTCATTCTGGGCAGTCTGTTCCGGGACAAAAAAACAGCTAACAAATTTTTTACTTTACTAGATGTCAAAAGGATGATGGTTGGTTGGTTGATTTTCGAACTTTTGAAATCAGTATGGATGTTGACTACAACACCCGCCACATTGTTCATCACTATTACGATGGCTGTTTTCGCAGGAATTGCTGTTCTGTCAATGGGCTTGATCGCCAATGGAGAAAATCATCACATTCTCCTCCGGAAAGAACTGGAGTCTTTTTCGAATCAGGATCCTTTGACGCAATTGCCCAATATGCGCTATTTTAGGAACAAAGTTCAGACCTTGGTCGCGCAACACGTCCCAGTATCCATCGTCATGCTAGATGTAGATTACTTCAAATCTTATAATGATCACCACGGGCATCAAAAAGGAGATGTTGTGCTGCGGTCGATTGGTCAATTAATGCAAGACAATACGCGCAATAAAGATTATGTGGCGCGGTACGGTGGTGAAGAATTCATCTTCTGTATTACCGATCCGTCTGACAACTCTGAAGCAATGGCAATTGCTGAAAAAGTGCGTATTGGAATCGAACAACATCATTTTGACGGCGAAGAGCTCCAGCCTGAAGGTAAGCTGACGGTATCGATGGGGGTCAGCCTGGATTCCTACCATAAATCTCTTGATCAGTTGATTGATGAAGCAGACCAAGCTTTATACCAATCCAAACGGAGCGGTAGAAATCAAGTATCAGCTTTTGCTGCAACAGAGGATAGGGAAGTTCTCAAAGCGCAAGCTTGA
- a CDS encoding GNAT family N-acetyltransferase produces MKIRQAVPADAQQLADLMKRVEKSGFMLFEPGERKTTSEQLQKRLFSMDHKSIVLVADEKIELKGYLFAMNEGVKRKQHCVHVAIGVQQGERGKGIGTQLFLALEQWAKDLELHRIELTVLEHNQSAIALYKKMGFAVEGLKRDSLLIDSKYVNELYMSKLL; encoded by the coding sequence ATGAAGATTAGACAAGCGGTTCCAGCCGATGCCCAGCAATTAGCAGATTTAATGAAGCGTGTGGAAAAATCAGGTTTTATGCTGTTTGAGCCGGGAGAGCGAAAAACCACGTCCGAGCAGCTACAGAAACGGCTATTTTCCATGGACCATAAATCGATCGTTTTAGTAGCAGATGAAAAGATTGAGTTGAAAGGCTATTTGTTTGCAATGAATGAAGGCGTCAAACGCAAACAGCATTGCGTTCATGTAGCGATAGGTGTGCAGCAAGGAGAGCGGGGTAAAGGAATAGGGACACAACTGTTTCTGGCCTTGGAACAATGGGCAAAAGATTTGGAACTTCATCGCATTGAACTGACTGTACTAGAGCATAACCAATCCGCGATTGCTTTGTATAAAAAAATGGGGTTCGCAGTGGAAGGGCTAAAGCGAGATTCGCTACTGATAGACAGCAAGTATGTCAACGAGTTGTACATGTCGAAACTGCTATAA